The following are encoded together in the Oncorhynchus nerka isolate Pitt River linkage group LG23, Oner_Uvic_2.0, whole genome shotgun sequence genome:
- the LOC115106820 gene encoding septin-5-like isoform X3, with the protein MDHMSSPVRLRSSFKPDIQLSSLSIEEPEDAELAYTMRDLPPTPPPRGASVDQNTTPGCHTPVVDREPEGTGLEMGRSPHTPGGTPLLSRPSPSGPPPFTPPRTKRAPLEGEFEPLKLRKYQLTSMGSRSMDSSPQSRPRSPWGHFDPYDSAEDMDREYVGFATLPNQVHRKSVKKGFAFTLMVAGESGLGKSTLVNSLYLTDLYNNRKVLNAEERIVQTVFITKHTVGIEEKGVRLRLSIVDTPGFGDAVNNTESWKEIEDYIDQQFEQYFRDESGLNRKNIQDNRVHCCLYFISPFGHGLRPLDVECMRALHDKVNIVPVLAKADSLTPTEVRRKKMKIREEMEKFGINIYQFPDCEFDEDEEFKQQEQLLKDSIPFAVIGSNIQVESKGRKFRGRLYPWGVVEVEDPAHSDFLLLRNMLVKTHMQDLKDVTRETHYENYRAQCIQNMTRMVVQERKRSLRDKIQSESSADFPMTPLPLAPVDRETERLIWEKDEELRRMQEVLERIHEQMQQGQKPDY; encoded by the exons ATGGACCACATGTCGTCGCCTGTCAGGTTACGTAGCAGCTTCAAACCTG ACATCCAG ttgTCCAGTCTGTCTATTGAGGAGCCAGAGGATGCAGAGCTGGCCTACACCATGAGAGACcttccccccacccccccaccccgggGTGCATCTGTGGACCAAAACACAACTCCGGGATGCCACACACCTGTCGTTGACCGAGAACCAGAAGGAACTGGGCTTGAGATGGGGCGATCCCCTCACACCCCAGGAGGGACACCCCTGCTTTCTCGGCCCTCCCCTAGTGgcccccctcccttcaccccccCCAGGACCAAACGTGCCCCCCTGGAGGGAGAGTTTGAGCCGCTGAAGTTGAGGAAGTACCAGCTGACCTCTATGGGGTCGCGGTCCATGGACTCCTCCCCTCAGTCCCGGCCACGCAGCCCCTGGGGACACTTTGACCCTTACGACTCTGcagag GACATGGACAGGGAGTATGTGGGCTTTGCCACTCTACCCAACCAGGTACACAGGAAGTCAGTCAAAAAGGGTTTTGCCTTCACCCTCATGGTAGCAG GAGAGTCTGGTCTGGGTAAATCCACTCTGGTCAACAGTCTGTACCTTACAGACCTCTACAACAACAGGAAGGTGCTGAATGCAGAGG agcggATCGTGCAAACAGTGTTCATCACCAAACACACCGTGGGTATCGAGGAGAAGGGGGTCAGACTCAGACTCTCCATCGTAGATACACCAGGGTTTGGTGACGCTGTCAACAACACAGAGAG CTGGAAAGAGATAGAGGACTACATTGACCAGCAGTTTGAGCAGTACTTCAGAGACGAGAGCGGCCTGAACAGAAAGAACATCCAGGATAACAGAGTCCACTGCTGCCTCTACTTCATCTCTCCCTTCGGACATGG tctGCGGCCATTGGATGTGGAATGTATGAGGGCTCTGCATGACAAGGTGAACATAGTCCCTGTTCTGGCCAAAGCTGACAGCCTCACACCCACTGAGGTCCGCAGGAAGAAGATGAAG ATccgagaggagatggagaagttTGGCATCAACATCTACCAGTTCCCAGACTGTGAATTTGATGAAGATGAGGAGTTTAAACAGCAGGAGCAGCTGCTCAAG gacagTATTCCTTTTGCTGTAATAGGCAGTAACATCCAGGTTGAGAGTAAAGGACGCAAGTTCAGAGGTCGGCTCTACCCCTGGGGTGTAGTGGAAG tGGAGGACCCGGCCCACAGTGATTTCCTGCTGCTGAGGAACATGTTGGTGAAGACTCACATGCAGGACCTGAAGGATGTCACCAGAGAGACACACTACGAGAACTACAGAGCACAGTGTATACAGAACATGACACGCATGGTGGTGCAGGAGAGGAAACGCAG cTTGCGTGATAAGATTCAGAGTGAGAGCAGCGCTGACTTCCCCATGACCCCACTCCCACTGGCCCCTGTAGACCGCGAGACAGAGAGGCTCATCTGGGAGAAGGACGAGGAG ttGAGGAGGATGCAGGAGGTGTTGGAGAGGATCCACGAGCAGATGCAACAAGGACAGAAACCAGACTACTGA
- the LOC115106820 gene encoding septin-5-like isoform X1, with translation MDLCKTATLSSLSIEEPEDAELAYTMRDLPPTPPPRGASVDQNTTPGCHTPVVDREPEGTGLEMGRSPHTPGGTPLLSRPSPSGPPPFTPPRTKRAPLEGEFEPLKLRKYQLTSMGSRSMDSSPQSRPRSPWGHFDPYDSAEDMDREYVGFATLPNQVHRKSVKKGFAFTLMVAGESGLGKSTLVNSLYLTDLYNNRKVLNAEERIVQTVFITKHTVGIEEKGVRLRLSIVDTPGFGDAVNNTESWKEIEDYIDQQFEQYFRDESGLNRKNIQDNRVHCCLYFISPFGHGLRPLDVECMRALHDKVNIVPVLAKADSLTPTEVRRKKMKIREEMEKFGINIYQFPDCEFDEDEEFKQQEQLLKDSIPFAVIGSNIQVESKGRKFRGRLYPWGVVEVEDPAHSDFLLLRNMLVKTHMQDLKDVTRETHYENYRAQCIQNMTRMVVQERKRSLRDKIQSESSADFPMTPLPLAPVDRETERLIWEKDEELRRMQEVLERIHEQMQQGQKPDY, from the exons ATGGATCTGTGCAAAACTGCTACA ttgTCCAGTCTGTCTATTGAGGAGCCAGAGGATGCAGAGCTGGCCTACACCATGAGAGACcttccccccacccccccaccccgggGTGCATCTGTGGACCAAAACACAACTCCGGGATGCCACACACCTGTCGTTGACCGAGAACCAGAAGGAACTGGGCTTGAGATGGGGCGATCCCCTCACACCCCAGGAGGGACACCCCTGCTTTCTCGGCCCTCCCCTAGTGgcccccctcccttcaccccccCCAGGACCAAACGTGCCCCCCTGGAGGGAGAGTTTGAGCCGCTGAAGTTGAGGAAGTACCAGCTGACCTCTATGGGGTCGCGGTCCATGGACTCCTCCCCTCAGTCCCGGCCACGCAGCCCCTGGGGACACTTTGACCCTTACGACTCTGcagag GACATGGACAGGGAGTATGTGGGCTTTGCCACTCTACCCAACCAGGTACACAGGAAGTCAGTCAAAAAGGGTTTTGCCTTCACCCTCATGGTAGCAG GAGAGTCTGGTCTGGGTAAATCCACTCTGGTCAACAGTCTGTACCTTACAGACCTCTACAACAACAGGAAGGTGCTGAATGCAGAGG agcggATCGTGCAAACAGTGTTCATCACCAAACACACCGTGGGTATCGAGGAGAAGGGGGTCAGACTCAGACTCTCCATCGTAGATACACCAGGGTTTGGTGACGCTGTCAACAACACAGAGAG CTGGAAAGAGATAGAGGACTACATTGACCAGCAGTTTGAGCAGTACTTCAGAGACGAGAGCGGCCTGAACAGAAAGAACATCCAGGATAACAGAGTCCACTGCTGCCTCTACTTCATCTCTCCCTTCGGACATGG tctGCGGCCATTGGATGTGGAATGTATGAGGGCTCTGCATGACAAGGTGAACATAGTCCCTGTTCTGGCCAAAGCTGACAGCCTCACACCCACTGAGGTCCGCAGGAAGAAGATGAAG ATccgagaggagatggagaagttTGGCATCAACATCTACCAGTTCCCAGACTGTGAATTTGATGAAGATGAGGAGTTTAAACAGCAGGAGCAGCTGCTCAAG gacagTATTCCTTTTGCTGTAATAGGCAGTAACATCCAGGTTGAGAGTAAAGGACGCAAGTTCAGAGGTCGGCTCTACCCCTGGGGTGTAGTGGAAG tGGAGGACCCGGCCCACAGTGATTTCCTGCTGCTGAGGAACATGTTGGTGAAGACTCACATGCAGGACCTGAAGGATGTCACCAGAGAGACACACTACGAGAACTACAGAGCACAGTGTATACAGAACATGACACGCATGGTGGTGCAGGAGAGGAAACGCAG cTTGCGTGATAAGATTCAGAGTGAGAGCAGCGCTGACTTCCCCATGACCCCACTCCCACTGGCCCCTGTAGACCGCGAGACAGAGAGGCTCATCTGGGAGAAGGACGAGGAG ttGAGGAGGATGCAGGAGGTGTTGGAGAGGATCCACGAGCAGATGCAACAAGGACAGAAACCAGACTACTGA
- the LOC115106820 gene encoding septin-5-like isoform X2 yields the protein MRDLPPTPPPRGASVDQNTTPGCHTPVVDREPEGTGLEMGRSPHTPGGTPLLSRPSPSGPPPFTPPRTKRAPLEGEFEPLKLRKYQLTSMGSRSMDSSPQSRPRSPWGHFDPYDSAEDMDREYVGFATLPNQVHRKSVKKGFAFTLMVAGESGLGKSTLVNSLYLTDLYNNRKVLNAEERIVQTVFITKHTVGIEEKGVRLRLSIVDTPGFGDAVNNTESWKEIEDYIDQQFEQYFRDESGLNRKNIQDNRVHCCLYFISPFGHGLRPLDVECMRALHDKVNIVPVLAKADSLTPTEVRRKKMKIREEMEKFGINIYQFPDCEFDEDEEFKQQEQLLKDSIPFAVIGSNIQVESKGRKFRGRLYPWGVVEVEDPAHSDFLLLRNMLVKTHMQDLKDVTRETHYENYRAQCIQNMTRMVVQERKRSLRDKIQSESSADFPMTPLPLAPVDRETERLIWEKDEELRRMQEVLERIHEQMQQGQKPDY from the exons ATGAGAGACcttccccccacccccccaccccgggGTGCATCTGTGGACCAAAACACAACTCCGGGATGCCACACACCTGTCGTTGACCGAGAACCAGAAGGAACTGGGCTTGAGATGGGGCGATCCCCTCACACCCCAGGAGGGACACCCCTGCTTTCTCGGCCCTCCCCTAGTGgcccccctcccttcaccccccCCAGGACCAAACGTGCCCCCCTGGAGGGAGAGTTTGAGCCGCTGAAGTTGAGGAAGTACCAGCTGACCTCTATGGGGTCGCGGTCCATGGACTCCTCCCCTCAGTCCCGGCCACGCAGCCCCTGGGGACACTTTGACCCTTACGACTCTGcagag GACATGGACAGGGAGTATGTGGGCTTTGCCACTCTACCCAACCAGGTACACAGGAAGTCAGTCAAAAAGGGTTTTGCCTTCACCCTCATGGTAGCAG GAGAGTCTGGTCTGGGTAAATCCACTCTGGTCAACAGTCTGTACCTTACAGACCTCTACAACAACAGGAAGGTGCTGAATGCAGAGG agcggATCGTGCAAACAGTGTTCATCACCAAACACACCGTGGGTATCGAGGAGAAGGGGGTCAGACTCAGACTCTCCATCGTAGATACACCAGGGTTTGGTGACGCTGTCAACAACACAGAGAG CTGGAAAGAGATAGAGGACTACATTGACCAGCAGTTTGAGCAGTACTTCAGAGACGAGAGCGGCCTGAACAGAAAGAACATCCAGGATAACAGAGTCCACTGCTGCCTCTACTTCATCTCTCCCTTCGGACATGG tctGCGGCCATTGGATGTGGAATGTATGAGGGCTCTGCATGACAAGGTGAACATAGTCCCTGTTCTGGCCAAAGCTGACAGCCTCACACCCACTGAGGTCCGCAGGAAGAAGATGAAG ATccgagaggagatggagaagttTGGCATCAACATCTACCAGTTCCCAGACTGTGAATTTGATGAAGATGAGGAGTTTAAACAGCAGGAGCAGCTGCTCAAG gacagTATTCCTTTTGCTGTAATAGGCAGTAACATCCAGGTTGAGAGTAAAGGACGCAAGTTCAGAGGTCGGCTCTACCCCTGGGGTGTAGTGGAAG tGGAGGACCCGGCCCACAGTGATTTCCTGCTGCTGAGGAACATGTTGGTGAAGACTCACATGCAGGACCTGAAGGATGTCACCAGAGAGACACACTACGAGAACTACAGAGCACAGTGTATACAGAACATGACACGCATGGTGGTGCAGGAGAGGAAACGCAG cTTGCGTGATAAGATTCAGAGTGAGAGCAGCGCTGACTTCCCCATGACCCCACTCCCACTGGCCCCTGTAGACCGCGAGACAGAGAGGCTCATCTGGGAGAAGGACGAGGAG ttGAGGAGGATGCAGGAGGTGTTGGAGAGGATCCACGAGCAGATGCAACAAGGACAGAAACCAGACTACTGA